A genomic segment from Luteolibacter ambystomatis encodes:
- a CDS encoding helix-turn-helix domain-containing protein — protein MNPPRVPQPRIELLPTPEGTGALGEIFEAAILHDMKYAGRGERNRYFIARAAILVLDVQGEAEYSDETGRACPLVPGDCILLDPRLRHYYGPVTGSHWTEMYVCFRGPIFDTLELAGNLMSEPVRHLAPVADWQTRLRNVLPGGPGSDSPDACIGRLIAFLTEAFPPLRQTLPVGDAWITQAKRMLATENVTVAEVSEKLSGVVGMAAETLRKRFRHVVGTSMKAWQMEAKVVAARSLLARGSMTQKEIAAALGFAHPQHFSRCLRKATGSTPGMIARKPPGNSLE, from the coding sequence ATGAATCCCCCCCGAGTTCCCCAACCCAGAATTGAACTGCTGCCGACTCCGGAAGGAACAGGGGCGCTCGGTGAGATCTTCGAAGCCGCCATCCTCCACGACATGAAGTATGCAGGTCGCGGCGAGCGGAACCGCTACTTCATCGCCCGCGCCGCGATTCTGGTTTTGGACGTTCAGGGAGAGGCGGAATATTCGGATGAAACCGGTCGGGCGTGTCCGTTGGTGCCCGGAGACTGCATCCTGCTCGATCCGCGCCTCCGCCATTATTACGGCCCCGTCACGGGCTCCCATTGGACGGAGATGTATGTGTGTTTCCGCGGTCCGATTTTCGACACATTGGAATTGGCCGGAAACCTGATGTCCGAACCGGTCCGCCATCTTGCTCCGGTTGCGGATTGGCAGACACGTCTGCGGAACGTGCTTCCGGGCGGTCCCGGATCGGATTCACCGGATGCGTGCATCGGGCGTTTGATCGCATTCCTGACGGAAGCCTTCCCTCCGTTGCGCCAGACCCTTCCTGTGGGAGACGCATGGATCACCCAAGCCAAACGGATGCTGGCCACGGAGAATGTCACGGTGGCGGAGGTCTCCGAAAAGCTCTCCGGAGTCGTTGGAATGGCAGCGGAGACGCTGCGCAAACGCTTCCGGCACGTGGTGGGAACCTCGATGAAAGCCTGGCAAATGGAGGCCAAGGTCGTTGCCGCCCGCAGCCTCCTGGCCCGTGGCAGTATGACCCAGAAGGAAATCGCCGCGGCTCTCGGCTTCGCCCACCCGCAGCATTTCTCGCGCTGCCTTCGCAAGGCCACCGGCAGCACCCCGGGAATGATCGCCCGGAAGCCTCCCGGAAATTCGTTGGAATAA
- a CDS encoding efflux RND transporter periplasmic adaptor subunit, translating into MKTIFAIVLTAAIAVPITWHFAHREPTPTSSAATTSERKVLYYQSTMHPWIKSDKPGRCTICGMELTPVYEGRADAATRPDLVMLDPANVRVLRVESTAVKMQPLVRTLAVSGTVDDDATRHRIVSAYVDGRIEKLHVNHIGAEITAGQPMISFYSQMLLVAEGEYRLLELQRRESAMTRLRQMGLSTEQIQALPSKSPSTITSDLNAPMTGTVVAQKVYEGQYVKQGDPLFEIADFSTMWFMFDAYESDLPWLRAGQVVEVHARSLPGKTIEGKIAFIDPNFDEVTRATKIRVELPNPLVDGKRLLAHKVSADGEVRIFTPDVLAIPRSAVLRTGPRAVVYVDQGGGAYQQRVIQTGRSGDQLVEVISGLKAGDKVVTQGNLLIDGQAEINHGAETEPMPESKALTSGEITAAKDFLALSDALASALGRDDLEGFNKEAATAMDTTARFIAAMKSRPNPSPALVDLEQNQHLHSAATLKDARMRFHAFITAAEVVLQPLRHADGTPPFHVWECPMVHEAIPGSAAKGRWIQTGDRPGNNPFFGSAMPDCGEEIQP; encoded by the coding sequence ATGAAAACCATTTTCGCCATTGTTCTCACAGCGGCCATCGCCGTTCCAATCACCTGGCACTTCGCCCACCGCGAACCCACTCCAACATCATCTGCCGCGACCACTTCCGAACGCAAGGTGCTCTACTACCAGAGCACCATGCATCCGTGGATCAAATCGGACAAGCCCGGACGCTGCACGATCTGCGGCATGGAGCTGACCCCTGTCTATGAAGGACGGGCGGATGCCGCCACGCGTCCGGATCTCGTGATGCTCGATCCAGCCAATGTGCGTGTGCTCCGTGTGGAATCCACCGCGGTGAAAATGCAGCCGCTCGTACGGACGCTCGCCGTTTCCGGAACCGTTGATGACGACGCCACACGCCATCGCATTGTCTCCGCCTATGTGGACGGTCGAATCGAGAAGCTTCACGTGAATCACATCGGAGCGGAGATCACCGCAGGCCAGCCGATGATTTCCTTCTATAGCCAGATGTTGCTCGTTGCAGAAGGCGAGTATCGCCTTCTGGAACTCCAGCGCCGCGAATCCGCCATGACCCGTCTCCGCCAGATGGGTCTGAGCACGGAGCAGATCCAGGCGCTGCCCTCGAAGTCCCCGTCCACCATCACTTCGGATCTCAATGCCCCCATGACTGGTACGGTGGTGGCCCAGAAGGTCTATGAGGGCCAGTACGTGAAGCAGGGCGATCCGCTCTTCGAGATCGCCGATTTCTCGACCATGTGGTTCATGTTCGATGCCTATGAGTCCGATCTGCCATGGCTGCGGGCGGGCCAGGTCGTGGAAGTGCATGCACGCTCGCTTCCGGGCAAAACCATCGAGGGGAAGATCGCTTTCATCGATCCGAACTTCGACGAAGTCACGCGCGCTACCAAAATCCGAGTGGAACTGCCAAATCCGCTGGTGGACGGCAAACGCCTGCTCGCCCACAAGGTTTCCGCCGATGGCGAAGTCCGCATTTTCACCCCGGATGTGCTGGCGATTCCACGGTCCGCCGTTCTGCGGACGGGCCCGCGGGCCGTCGTCTATGTCGATCAAGGTGGCGGAGCCTACCAGCAGCGGGTGATCCAGACGGGACGCAGCGGTGATCAACTGGTGGAAGTCATCTCAGGCTTGAAAGCGGGAGACAAGGTCGTCACGCAAGGCAATCTCCTCATCGATGGCCAGGCCGAGATCAACCATGGCGCCGAAACCGAACCGATGCCGGAATCAAAAGCGCTGACTTCCGGGGAGATCACGGCGGCGAAGGACTTCCTCGCTCTCTCCGACGCACTGGCCTCGGCTCTGGGCCGTGACGATTTGGAAGGCTTCAACAAAGAGGCAGCCACCGCCATGGACACCACCGCGCGCTTCATCGCCGCGATGAAATCCCGCCCGAATCCCTCCCCCGCCCTCGTCGATCTCGAACAAAACCAGCATCTCCACAGTGCCGCCACCTTGAAGGATGCGCGCATGCGCTTCCACGCCTTCATCACTGCCGCGGAGGTCGTGTTGCAGCCGCTTCGACATGCCGATGGCACGCCACCTTTCCATGTTTGGGAATGCCCGATGGTCCACGAAGCCATCCCCGGCAGCGCGGCGAAAGGACGCTGGATTCAAACCGGCGACCGACCGGGCAACAATCCCTTCTTCGGCAGTGCCATGCCGGATTGCGGCGAGGAAATCCAACCCTGA
- a CDS encoding efflux RND transporter permease subunit → MIHRIIEWSLRNRFLVLCGTLVLIAFGIRALVTTPVDAIPDLTENQVLVYADWAGRSPEEVEDQVTYPLSTGLQGLAGVKEVRATSMFGFSLVSVIFDEKTDTYFARSRVLERLNFLQSTLPSGVTAQLGPDATGLGWVYQYYLDVDPAKAPSGGYDLAKLRSLQDWHIRYQLASVQGVAEVASIGGYVKQYQVEVSSARMRSAGVSLNEVMMAIQNANLNVGGKVMEENGAEFVLRGVGLIRNTEDIGLVAVKQEKGTPVYLKDIATIQIGGDFRRGALDIGGHEAVGGTVVMRTGENAREVITRVKDKVAELEKTLPPGVTIKPFYDRSTLIDRTIDTLKHALIEEIILVTLAHILFLWHFRSILIVTLPLPVSILVSFLLMKETGISSNIMSLTGIAIAIGVLVDAAIVVTENVLRHAEIAEREKGSPLDARERLQVTLDACRQVGRPIFFAMAIIILAFVPVFALAGQEGKLFHPLAWTKTFAMIGSTLLAVTFVPVLCSIFVRGPFHSEDNNIVMRLLLKLYDPVLRWALGHRRTVIAGALLLLAAAVLTAFGLPRPWLRTLDERGYPRVATWFAGFGREFMPPLNEGSLLYMPVLLPKTSATEIQRVMAWQDKVLAAVPEIETVAGKMGRFETATDPAPTEMLETTITLKPEYIPDGRWGVKRNPAWREGMTVEKLKAELTETMKQVPGYVPAFLQPIENRILMLYTGIRAQVGVKIFGDNLADVQRKAFEIEKIVRDIPGATGVSPSRVQGKPYLNIEVDRRAMARYGLSAKDVLDAVEVGLGGKNVTVTIEGRERYPVQVRLERGERDDIENIGRIPVSLPAGMGTAPAPAAPGGGGMSSMGGAAAPATTTASPEPAAIGTIPLAMVARITRETGANEIASENGKLRSYVQANVEGRDLGGFVAEVEQRLKQMNWEGMTWSLTGEYENQKRFADTMLLVVPAVLGVIFVLLFIVYRSFAEAAHVMLAVPFALSGGVFLQKLLGYNFNGAVWVGYIALFGTAVQTGVVMVVYLEESVRKRMAELGDAFTRSDLVQAVIDGARLRLRPKVMTVATIVASLLPIMWSHRQGSEVMQPLATPVIGGMISSLLHILIVTPVIFLWLHGRKHPQTQG, encoded by the coding sequence ATGATTCATCGCATCATCGAGTGGAGCCTTCGCAACCGCTTCCTCGTTCTCTGCGGCACTCTCGTGCTGATCGCTTTCGGCATCCGTGCGCTGGTCACCACCCCCGTGGACGCCATTCCGGACCTCACCGAAAACCAGGTGCTCGTCTATGCCGATTGGGCGGGGCGCAGTCCGGAAGAAGTCGAGGACCAGGTAACGTATCCACTCTCCACCGGCCTCCAGGGTCTGGCGGGGGTGAAGGAAGTGCGTGCCACCTCCATGTTCGGCTTCTCGCTGGTGTCCGTGATCTTCGATGAGAAGACCGATACCTACTTCGCCCGCAGCCGGGTGTTGGAACGCCTGAACTTCCTCCAAAGCACCCTGCCTTCCGGCGTCACCGCACAGCTCGGCCCGGACGCCACCGGCCTCGGCTGGGTCTATCAATACTATCTCGACGTCGATCCGGCGAAGGCACCCTCGGGCGGCTATGATCTGGCGAAGCTCCGCTCGCTGCAGGACTGGCATATCCGTTACCAGCTCGCCTCGGTACAGGGCGTCGCGGAGGTCGCCTCCATCGGTGGTTATGTGAAGCAATATCAAGTGGAGGTGTCCTCCGCGCGCATGCGCTCCGCCGGGGTCAGCCTCAATGAAGTGATGATGGCCATTCAGAACGCCAACCTCAACGTCGGCGGCAAGGTGATGGAGGAGAACGGCGCGGAGTTCGTGCTGCGTGGCGTGGGACTGATCAGGAACACGGAGGACATCGGTCTCGTGGCGGTAAAGCAGGAGAAGGGCACCCCGGTTTACCTCAAGGACATCGCCACCATTCAGATCGGCGGCGACTTCCGCCGTGGTGCGCTCGACATCGGCGGTCACGAAGCGGTCGGCGGCACGGTGGTCATGCGCACCGGTGAGAATGCCCGCGAGGTGATCACACGGGTGAAGGACAAGGTGGCCGAGCTCGAGAAAACGCTGCCACCCGGAGTGACGATCAAGCCCTTCTACGACCGAAGCACGCTCATCGACCGCACCATCGACACCCTGAAGCACGCGCTCATCGAGGAGATCATCCTCGTGACCCTCGCGCATATTCTTTTCCTCTGGCACTTCCGCAGCATCCTCATCGTCACGCTGCCGTTGCCGGTCTCGATCCTCGTTTCCTTCCTGCTGATGAAGGAGACCGGCATCAGCAGCAACATCATGTCCCTCACCGGCATCGCCATCGCCATCGGCGTGCTGGTGGACGCTGCCATCGTGGTGACGGAGAACGTGCTGCGTCATGCCGAAATCGCCGAGAGGGAGAAAGGATCCCCGCTTGATGCCAGGGAACGATTGCAGGTCACGCTTGATGCCTGCCGCCAGGTCGGGCGGCCGATTTTCTTCGCGATGGCCATCATCATCCTCGCTTTCGTGCCGGTGTTCGCGCTCGCGGGCCAGGAGGGGAAATTGTTCCATCCGCTGGCGTGGACGAAGACCTTCGCGATGATCGGCTCCACGTTGCTGGCGGTGACATTCGTGCCGGTGTTGTGCAGCATCTTTGTGCGCGGCCCCTTCCACAGCGAGGACAACAACATCGTGATGCGCCTCTTGCTGAAGCTCTATGATCCAGTGTTGCGCTGGGCCTTGGGTCATCGCCGCACGGTGATCGCCGGAGCCTTGCTATTGCTTGCCGCCGCCGTGCTCACGGCATTCGGTTTGCCGCGACCGTGGTTGAGGACTCTCGATGAACGTGGTTATCCACGGGTGGCGACGTGGTTTGCCGGATTCGGCCGCGAGTTCATGCCGCCGCTCAATGAAGGCAGCCTGCTCTACATGCCGGTGCTGCTTCCCAAGACCAGCGCCACCGAGATCCAGCGGGTGATGGCGTGGCAGGACAAGGTGCTCGCCGCCGTGCCGGAGATCGAAACCGTCGCGGGCAAGATGGGCCGCTTCGAAACCGCCACCGATCCCGCACCCACTGAGATGCTGGAGACCACAATCACGCTGAAACCCGAATACATCCCCGACGGACGCTGGGGCGTTAAGCGCAATCCGGCATGGCGCGAAGGCATGACCGTCGAGAAGCTCAAGGCCGAGCTCACCGAAACGATGAAGCAGGTGCCCGGCTATGTGCCTGCATTCCTGCAACCGATTGAGAACCGAATCCTCATGCTCTACACCGGCATCCGTGCGCAGGTGGGCGTGAAGATCTTCGGCGACAACCTGGCGGACGTGCAACGGAAGGCCTTCGAAATCGAGAAGATCGTTCGCGACATCCCGGGCGCGACGGGCGTTTCCCCCTCCCGCGTCCAAGGTAAACCGTATCTCAACATCGAAGTCGATCGCCGTGCGATGGCCCGGTATGGGCTCAGTGCGAAGGATGTGCTCGATGCCGTGGAGGTTGGCTTGGGTGGAAAGAACGTCACCGTGACCATCGAAGGCCGTGAACGTTATCCCGTGCAGGTCCGTTTGGAACGTGGAGAGCGCGATGACATCGAGAACATCGGACGCATCCCTGTCTCCCTTCCCGCAGGCATGGGCACTGCTCCCGCACCTGCCGCACCGGGCGGAGGAGGCATGAGCTCCATGGGAGGAGCGGCGGCACCAGCCACCACCACTGCATCGCCGGAGCCCGCTGCCATTGGCACCATTCCCCTGGCCATGGTAGCCAGGATCACCCGTGAAACCGGCGCCAACGAGATCGCCAGCGAGAACGGCAAGCTGCGCTCATATGTCCAGGCGAATGTCGAAGGGCGTGACCTGGGCGGTTTCGTAGCGGAAGTTGAACAGCGCCTGAAGCAGATGAACTGGGAGGGCATGACCTGGTCTTTGACGGGAGAATACGAAAACCAGAAACGCTTCGCCGATACCATGCTGCTTGTGGTTCCAGCAGTGCTGGGAGTGATTTTCGTGCTGCTGTTCATCGTCTATCGCAGTTTCGCGGAGGCCGCGCATGTCATGCTCGCCGTGCCTTTCGCTCTCAGCGGCGGCGTATTCCTCCAGAAACTGCTCGGCTACAATTTCAATGGAGCGGTGTGGGTCGGTTACATCGCCCTGTTTGGCACCGCCGTGCAGACCGGCGTGGTGATGGTGGTCTATCTGGAGGAGTCCGTGCGCAAGCGCATGGCCGAACTGGGCGATGCCTTCACCCGCTCCGATCTGGTGCAGGCCGTCATCGATGGCGCGAGACTGCGTCTGCGTCCGAAGGTGATGACCGTCGCAACCATCGTCGCCAGCCTCCTGCCGATCATGTGGAGCCACCGTCAGGGCTCGGAAGTCATGCAACCCCTTGCCACGCCGGTGATCGGCGGAATGATCTCCAGTCTGCTCCACATCCTCATCGTCACGCCCGTGATCTTCCTGTGGCTGCATGGCCGAAAACATCCCCAGACCCAGGGGTGA